ACGGGGCTGCGGCTGGCCGAGGGGCTGGCCCGGCCGGTCATCTCGGTCGAGTACCCGCTCGCTCCCGAGGCCCGCTTCCCCGTCGCGATCGACGTCTGCGTCGACGCCTACCTCGCCGGGGTGGCGGAGCGCGGCCCACGGGTCCTGCTCGGTGGCGTCTCCGCGGGCGCCAACCTCGCCCTCGGTGTCCTGCAACGTCTCCGGGCCCGGAGTGCGGGGGGTGCGGACGTCCCCCTGCCCCTGGGGCTGGTGGCGCTGACCCCCTTCGGCGACCTCGCGGGCGAGGGCGACTCCTACCGCGTCAACGAGGGCCGCGACGCCTGGATCCGGTGGCGCGGCCAGCAGGAGCGCTTCGCCCGGGCCTACGCCGGGCGGGCCCACCCGCGCGACCCGCTCCTGTCACCCGTGCACGCGGACTGGACCGGTGGGGCGCTGCCCGAGGCCTTCATCTCCTCCGGCACGCGTGACCTCTTCCTCTCCGACGCCGCGCGGATCCACACGAGGTGGCGGGCGG
Above is a window of Janibacter cremeus DNA encoding:
- a CDS encoding alpha/beta hydrolase — its product is MSRAQLPPTVSAEAAAAAAAADNRPHRWPLTPQVTRWLRTKGAAEQLAGFEADRAARGVHVTERPDGHLLMTAEPGEGVADDAWVLWIHGGGFCWGSARDGTGLRLAEGLARPVISVEYPLAPEARFPVAIDVCVDAYLAGVAERGPRVLLGGVSAGANLALGVLQRLRARSAGGADVPLPLGLVALTPFGDLAGEGDSYRVNEGRDAWIRWRGQQERFARAYAGRAHPRDPLLSPVHADWTGGALPEAFISSGTRDLFLSDAARIHTRWRAAGGAAELDVAEGLWHSYHSDARLPESQALMERLLGWCEDVTA